A window of the Henckelia pumila isolate YLH828 chromosome 3, ASM3356847v2, whole genome shotgun sequence genome harbors these coding sequences:
- the LOC140891463 gene encoding protein CENTRORADIALIS-like isoform X2 translates to MAKMSSDPLVIGRVIGDVVDDFYPTVKMSVTYNSNKHVYNGYEHFPSTVASKPRVEVHGGDLRSFFTLIMTDPDVPGPSDPYLREHLHWIVTDIPGTTDSSFGKEAVSYEMPRPNIGIHRFIFLLFKQKKRQSVMKPPVCRDGFNARKFAEENELGLPVAAVFFNCQRETAARKR, encoded by the exons ATGGCAAAAATGTCATCAGATCCTCTAGTGATCGGTAGAGTGATCGGAGATGTCGTGGATGATTTCTACCCCACCGTGAAGATGTCGGTCACGTACAACTCGAACAAGCACGTGTACAACGGGTACGAGCACTTCCCTTCCACGGTTGCTTCTAAACCTAGGGTTGAAGTTCATGGAGGGGATTTGAGATCATTCTTCACCCTG ATCATGACAGATCCTGATGTTCCAGGGCCAAGTGATCCATATCTCAGAGAACATTTGCACTG GATTGTTACAGACATCCCAGGAACCACGGATTCCTCGTTTG GGAAAGAAGCAGTAAGCTACGAAATGCCGAGGCCGAACATCGGAATCCACAGGTTCATATTCCTGCTGTTCAAGCAGAAGAAGAGACAATCGGTGATGAAACCGCCGGTCTGCCGGGACGGATTCAATGCGAGGAAGTTTGCTGAGGAGAATGAGTTGGGTCTCCCCGTCGCCGCCGTCTTCTTCAACTGCCAGCGGGAAACTGCTGCAAGAAAGCGTTAG
- the LOC140891463 gene encoding CEN-like protein 2 isoform X1: MAKMSSDPLVIGRVIGDVVDDFYPTVKMSVTYNSNKHVYNGYEHFPSTVASKPRVEVHGGDLRSFFTLVNNIMTDPDVPGPSDPYLREHLHWIVTDIPGTTDSSFGKEAVSYEMPRPNIGIHRFIFLLFKQKKRQSVMKPPVCRDGFNARKFAEENELGLPVAAVFFNCQRETAARKR; the protein is encoded by the exons ATGGCAAAAATGTCATCAGATCCTCTAGTGATCGGTAGAGTGATCGGAGATGTCGTGGATGATTTCTACCCCACCGTGAAGATGTCGGTCACGTACAACTCGAACAAGCACGTGTACAACGGGTACGAGCACTTCCCTTCCACGGTTGCTTCTAAACCTAGGGTTGAAGTTCATGGAGGGGATTTGAGATCATTCTTCACCCTGGtaaataat ATCATGACAGATCCTGATGTTCCAGGGCCAAGTGATCCATATCTCAGAGAACATTTGCACTG GATTGTTACAGACATCCCAGGAACCACGGATTCCTCGTTTG GGAAAGAAGCAGTAAGCTACGAAATGCCGAGGCCGAACATCGGAATCCACAGGTTCATATTCCTGCTGTTCAAGCAGAAGAAGAGACAATCGGTGATGAAACCGCCGGTCTGCCGGGACGGATTCAATGCGAGGAAGTTTGCTGAGGAGAATGAGTTGGGTCTCCCCGTCGCCGCCGTCTTCTTCAACTGCCAGCGGGAAACTGCTGCAAGAAAGCGTTAG